Proteins co-encoded in one Candidatus Moraniibacteriota bacterium genomic window:
- a CDS encoding GIY-YIG nuclease family protein: MNWLVYILKSKKDGKRYIGSTNSLLRRINEHNRGIVGSTRNRRPLVLIYQEEFEEEKEARAREKFFKTHKGYNELKKLLSNFGV, encoded by the coding sequence ATGAATTGGCTTGTTTATATTCTAAAAAGCAAAAAAGATGGAAAGAGATACATTGGAAGCACAAATAGTTTACTTAGAAGAATCAATGAACATAATCGTGGAATAGTTGGATCAACTAGGAATCGTAGACCATTGGTGCTGATATATCAGGAAGAATTTGAAGAAGAAAAGGAAGCTAGAGCAAGGGAAAAATTTTTCAAAACACACAAGGGATATAATGAATTAAAAAAATTATTGAGCAATTTCGGGGTGTAG
- a CDS encoding beta-propeller domain-containing protein, protein MSKKHIIAGVIFILILAAFAVLVFKITSEIGKINGEKLSRLFQKISSPIPSNTETVKKFSSKEDFLAYLKKAKDKTGFPGMWGRGGAMTAEDQAVSAPSAEGLLKSAIPERVSQTNVQVSGIDEPDIVKTDGKNIYFSSESNWIYGNGPMPLMERGISIPEIYPAPLPPDFEKPKTKVISAFPVDKLGKISEIEKNGNLLLAKEKNILVVFSSQEIFAYDVTDPKSPKEKWNLKLEDKTALVGERFYSNKIYLVIRNYLDERDPCPLKPLTSGSETIEIACGEIYHPEKIIPADVSFSVLVINPASGKVENKTSFVGSTSSSLVYMSENAVYVTYTYVDNLFGYLADAISDTGKDILPGYIIEKLNKVKSYDISDEAKMTEFQKITEDYKRTLSNDEELRIENEMQNKMQDYFKEHSRELEKTGIVKVNINGLNIVASGNIPGHLLNQFSLDEHKNNLRVATSIGGGFWGWGTVSNEANMNDVYVLSDKLEIIGAIKDLGITERIYSARFLGDRGYLVTFRQTDPFYVLDLSDPRKPVLKGELKIPGFSSYLHPIADNIILGVGQESGKVKLSLFDVGNASDPREIDKYLLDEYWSEAQSNHHAFLQDAKHEVFFLPGGKGGYVFSYAENKLNLKKAVSDYQVKRALYINDFLYIIGEKEISVLDERSWEKVKELSL, encoded by the coding sequence ATGAGTAAAAAACATATCATAGCCGGCGTTATCTTTATTTTAATTCTGGCGGCCTTTGCCGTGCTGGTTTTCAAAATCACCAGCGAAATTGGCAAAATAAACGGAGAAAAGTTATCCCGGCTTTTCCAAAAAATTTCTTCACCAATTCCGTCCAATACCGAAACAGTCAAAAAATTCTCTTCCAAGGAAGATTTTTTGGCGTATCTGAAAAAAGCCAAAGACAAGACGGGTTTTCCGGGGATGTGGGGCCGTGGAGGTGCAATGACGGCCGAAGATCAGGCGGTGTCGGCGCCGAGCGCGGAGGGCTTATTGAAATCGGCTATTCCCGAGAGAGTTTCCCAAACCAATGTCCAGGTGTCGGGAATTGACGAACCGGATATTGTTAAAACCGACGGAAAAAATATTTATTTTTCTTCAGAGAGCAACTGGATTTACGGAAATGGACCGATGCCGCTTATGGAAAGGGGAATTTCCATTCCAGAAATTTATCCAGCTCCGCTTCCGCCGGACTTTGAAAAGCCGAAAACAAAAGTAATCTCCGCTTTTCCCGTTGACAAGCTCGGAAAAATCTCCGAAATTGAAAAGAACGGGAACTTGCTGCTCGCTAAAGAAAAAAATATTTTAGTCGTCTTTAGTAGCCAGGAAATATTTGCTTACGATGTAACTGATCCTAAAAGTCCGAAAGAAAAATGGAATTTGAAGCTTGAGGATAAAACGGCTCTCGTCGGCGAAAGATTTTACAGCAACAAAATTTATCTTGTCATCCGCAACTATTTGGACGAGCGCGATCCCTGTCCGCTAAAACCTTTAACTTCCGGATCGGAGACAATTGAAATTGCCTGCGGGGAAATTTATCATCCCGAAAAAATTATTCCGGCTGACGTCAGTTTTTCAGTTTTGGTTATAAATCCAGCCAGTGGCAAGGTTGAAAATAAAACTTCTTTCGTCGGCTCAACTTCCAGCTCATTAGTGTATATGTCGGAAAACGCGGTTTACGTAACTTATACTTACGTGGACAATTTATTTGGCTATCTGGCTGACGCGATTTCCGATACTGGGAAAGATATTCTGCCTGGCTATATTATTGAAAAACTTAACAAGGTGAAAAGCTATGACATCAGTGACGAAGCGAAAATGACGGAATTCCAGAAAATAACTGAAGATTACAAAAGGACTTTAAGCAATGATGAAGAACTGCGGATTGAAAACGAGATGCAAAATAAAATGCAGGATTATTTCAAAGAGCATTCCAGGGAATTGGAGAAAACTGGAATCGTGAAAGTAAATATTAACGGGTTGAATATCGTAGCATCGGGAAATATTCCCGGTCATCTGCTCAATCAATTTTCACTGGACGAACACAAAAATAATTTAAGAGTGGCGACTTCCATCGGCGGTGGATTCTGGGGCTGGGGGACAGTCAGTAATGAAGCGAATATGAATGACGTTTATGTATTGAGCGACAAGCTTGAAATTATCGGAGCGATAAAAGATTTGGGAATCACTGAAAGGATTTATTCCGCCCGCTTTCTTGGCGACCGTGGCTATCTGGTAACCTTCCGCCAGACCGATCCGTTTTATGTTCTGGATTTATCCGATCCGAGAAAACCAGTGCTCAAAGGCGAACTGAAAATTCCGGGATTTTCATCTTACCTTCATCCTATTGCGGATAATATTATTCTAGGAGTCGGTCAAGAAAGTGGAAAGGTAAAACTTTCTCTGTTTGATGTGGGTAATGCTTCCGATCCGCGGGAAATTGACAAGTATCTCCTCGATGAATACTGGTCGGAAGCGCAGTCAAATCACCACGCTTTTTTACAGGACGCCAAACACGAGGTATTTTTTCTCCCCGGAGGAAAGGGCGGATATGTATTTTCTTATGCGGAAAATAAATTAAACCTCAAAAAAGCGGTGAGTGACTATCAGGTGAAAAGGGCACTGTACATTAACGATTTTCTTTACATCATCGGCGAGAAAGAAATTTCGGTGCTCGATGAGAGGAGTTGGGAAAAGGTGAAAGAATTAAGTTTATAG
- a CDS encoding nucleoside-diphosphate kinase (catalyzes the formation of nucleoside triphosphate from ATP and nucleoside diphosphate) produces MKVHPSKERTLVIIKPDGIQRSLIGEIVRRYERTGLKLVALKMLIPTEEQIEKHYLIDLKWIRKVGEKAIGSYQKRGMTPPLTEPEEVGKQVLRRLKKYMTSGPAIAMVWQGNQAVGVVRKVTGGTEPLSSDVGTIRGDFTIDSYQIADTDDRPIRNLIHASGTTEEAEKEIALWFDNGEIINYRLVQEQILYDVNLDGILE; encoded by the coding sequence ATGAAGGTTCATCCAAGCAAAGAACGCACATTAGTCATTATCAAACCGGACGGCATCCAGCGATCCCTAATTGGCGAGATCGTCCGCCGCTATGAACGGACAGGACTGAAACTGGTGGCTCTCAAAATGCTCATTCCTACTGAAGAACAAATTGAAAAACATTATCTTATTGATCTGAAGTGGATTCGCAAAGTTGGCGAGAAAGCTATTGGTTCTTACCAGAAAAGAGGAATGACTCCGCCCTTAACCGAGCCGGAAGAAGTGGGAAAACAAGTTTTGCGGCGGCTCAAAAAATATATGACTTCCGGACCGGCAATCGCAATGGTCTGGCAGGGAAACCAGGCAGTGGGAGTAGTGCGCAAAGTTACCGGCGGGACCGAACCGCTCTCTTCGGACGTGGGAACTATTCGCGGCGACTTCACTATTGATTCATATCAGATTGCTGACACTGACGACCGCCCCATTCGCAATCTCATTCACGCGTCGGGAACAACCGAAGAAGCGGAAAAAGAAATAGCCCTTTGGTTTGACAACGGTGAGATTATCAACTACCGCTTGGTTCAGGAGCAGATTCTTTATGACGTCAATTTGGACGGTATTTTAGAGTAA
- a CDS encoding MBL fold metallo-hydrolase, with translation MQNRKLVYGILIFLLALSVILGTVVFYSLNSRDLKVIFLDVSQGDAILISQGQNQILIDGGKNGKLLLEKLGKYIPFWDRTIEVVVATHPDQDHIGGLIDVTRSYDVSTVLETKAKSDSQTYKAWKETVNNEGSQQLEAVKDLTIRFPESIEVQVLYPPLPIESSNQSNNNQYSVAMKLTYGENKFLLTGDLPGIQEQELINNGVDVSSQILKVAHHGSKYSTSDEFLQVVRPVEAVISVGKNNMYGHPNSEIIQKLLKRGITVWRTDEMGDIIYKCNPPTGGAKCKIEFNQ, from the coding sequence ATGCAAAATAGAAAACTAGTTTATGGAATCCTGATATTTCTGCTGGCGCTTAGCGTGATTTTAGGAACTGTCGTTTTTTATTCCTTAAACAGCCGGGATCTGAAAGTTATTTTCCTTGATGTTAGCCAAGGAGACGCGATTCTCATAAGCCAGGGGCAAAATCAGATACTTATTGACGGCGGGAAAAATGGAAAATTGCTTTTAGAAAAACTGGGAAAATACATTCCGTTTTGGGACCGCACCATTGAAGTGGTAGTGGCCACTCACCCGGATCAGGACCATATTGGAGGATTGATTGATGTCACTCGATCTTATGACGTATCGACTGTCTTGGAAACTAAAGCGAAGAGCGATTCCCAAACATACAAGGCCTGGAAAGAAACAGTGAATAATGAGGGCAGCCAACAACTTGAGGCGGTAAAGGATCTAACAATCAGATTTCCTGAGAGTATCGAGGTTCAAGTGCTTTATCCGCCTTTGCCGATTGAATCATCTAACCAGTCAAATAATAATCAGTATAGCGTGGCGATGAAATTGACGTATGGGGAAAACAAATTTTTACTTACTGGCGATCTGCCAGGTATTCAGGAGCAGGAATTAATTAACAACGGGGTGGATGTTAGTTCGCAGATTCTTAAAGTAGCCCATCATGGATCGAAGTATTCCACCAGCGATGAATTTCTGCAAGTCGTGCGTCCTGTTGAAGCCGTTATTTCTGTGGGAAAAAATAACATGTACGGCCATCCCAATTCGGAAATAATTCAGAAACTCCTAAAGCGTGGCATTACTGTTTGGCGCACGGATGAAATGGGAGATATAATTTACAAGTGCAATCCGCCAACCGGCGGAGCAAAATGCAAAATTGAATTTAATCAATGA
- a CDS encoding ComEC/Rec2 family competence protein → MTKSKIFLILSLSFIFGIFFRSFFNSGQLYYFFAIAAVILLAVFYKNKIILISGFAILFFVFGIWRTEADLSKLNNLLSAGADFSGSVVVAREPEQKENYQKVIVRTSDGLRILINASKYLRFDYGEELKVQCNLKVPENKEDFDYRMYLAKDKIYYICQSAKIEKTGGIRANKIYSAILKFKNKMEENINRVIPQPEAALANGLILGGSSRMSEEIQKNFSRTGLTHIVAVSGYNVTIIANYLMLLGIFLGLWRKRAFWFAVVGIILFVLMVGFPSSAVRAGVMGVLLIWAMKNGRLANSWNAIIFAGAVMLLINPLLLRWDIGFQLSFLATLGIISLAPFWEKSLIGKNKAFGFTEIFFLTLSAQIFVLPIIFYNFHTLSLISIPANLLILLAVPLTMLLVFLTAGSGFIFGPLSLVFAWFAYLPLKYEIWIADTLADLKWASKTIENFGWPWVLGWYLALLLIVYPRTRKPRASARVINGLRAAFGAGFRAPKTERTETPTVRSGSASLLRKK, encoded by the coding sequence ATGACCAAATCCAAAATCTTCCTCATTTTATCTTTAAGTTTTATTTTCGGAATTTTTTTCAGATCATTTTTCAATTCCGGACAGTTATATTATTTTTTTGCCATTGCCGCCGTCATTTTATTGGCGGTTTTTTATAAAAACAAAATCATATTAATTTCAGGATTTGCAATCCTGTTTTTTGTTTTCGGGATCTGGCGGACGGAAGCTGATTTGAGTAAATTAAATAATTTGCTAAGCGCCGGCGCAGATTTTTCCGGAAGCGTCGTTGTTGCTAGAGAGCCGGAACAAAAAGAAAACTACCAGAAAGTAATTGTCAGAACCAGCGACGGCTTAAGAATTCTGATTAATGCCAGCAAGTATTTGCGATTTGATTACGGCGAAGAATTGAAAGTTCAGTGTAATTTAAAAGTTCCGGAAAACAAAGAGGATTTTGACTACCGGATGTATCTGGCCAAAGACAAAATTTATTATATTTGCCAAAGCGCGAAGATTGAAAAAACGGGAGGCATCCGCGCCAATAAGATTTATAGCGCCATCTTGAAGTTTAAGAACAAAATGGAAGAAAATATCAACCGGGTTATTCCTCAGCCGGAAGCGGCGCTGGCCAATGGCTTGATCCTCGGAGGAAGCAGCCGGATGAGCGAGGAAATTCAGAAAAATTTTTCCCGAACCGGCCTTACTCACATCGTGGCTGTTTCCGGCTATAACGTTACGATAATTGCTAATTACCTGATGCTTTTGGGAATATTTCTGGGCCTTTGGCGCAAGCGGGCTTTTTGGTTTGCTGTCGTGGGAATTATACTTTTTGTTTTAATGGTTGGATTTCCCTCCTCGGCTGTGCGAGCAGGAGTGATGGGGGTGCTTCTTATTTGGGCAATGAAAAATGGACGCCTGGCCAATTCCTGGAACGCCATAATATTCGCCGGCGCTGTTATGCTTTTGATTAATCCGTTATTACTCCGCTGGGACATCGGATTCCAGCTTTCGTTTTTGGCGACGCTGGGGATAATATCTTTGGCTCCTTTTTGGGAAAAAAGTTTAATCGGGAAAAACAAGGCGTTTGGGTTTACAGAAATATTTTTTCTGACTCTCTCCGCCCAAATTTTCGTGCTCCCGATAATTTTCTATAATTTTCACACTCTTTCTCTTATTTCCATCCCGGCTAACCTTCTGATTTTACTGGCTGTTCCTTTGACTATGCTTCTGGTTTTTCTGACGGCAGGAAGCGGATTCATTTTCGGACCTTTGTCGCTAGTTTTTGCCTGGTTTGCCTATCTTCCGCTAAAATACGAGATATGGATAGCCGATACCCTCGCAGATCTGAAATGGGCGAGTAAAACAATAGAAAATTTTGGTTGGCCCTGGGTTTTGGGCTGGTACCTGGCGCTGCTTCTAATTGTTTACCCACGCACCAGAAAGCCACGAGCGTCAGCTCGTGTGATAAATGGCCTTCGGGCGGCTTTCGGTGCGGGGTTCCGCGCTCCGAAAACCGAAAGAACTGAAACCCCAACCGTAAGGTCGGGGAGCGCTTCACTTTTAAGGAAAAAATAA
- a CDS encoding DUF167 domain-containing protein has product MRIYIKVIPRSSKNEVTKIVEGEYKVKLTAPPVDNKANDMLIKVLADYFNVSKSSLRIIGGKTANIKIIEIQ; this is encoded by the coding sequence ATGCGAATTTACATTAAAGTCATTCCCCGCTCGTCTAAAAACGAAGTCACTAAAATTGTGGAAGGGGAATATAAAGTTAAGCTGACCGCCCCGCCGGTTGACAACAAGGCCAATGATATGCTAATAAAAGTATTAGCGGATTATTTTAATGTCAGTAAAAGTTCTTTAAGAATCATCGGCGGAAAAACCGCCAATATTAAAATAATAGAAATCCAATAA
- a CDS encoding anaerobic ribonucleoside-triphosphate reductase activating protein, which produces MLIGGYQKLTLIDYPGKLAATVFTVGCNFRCPFCHNPELISNIKYQISKIPEKEFFDFLKKRKGKLEGVCITGGEPTLQPDLIKFIKKIKRQGYLVKLDTNGSRPDVLKKIIDGKLVDFIAMDIKNYLGRYDETCGVKADKERVKLSVDLIKNSRIDYEFRTTAVPGLHKEKDFNDIAQWLAGAKTYYLQEYREIKILDPALKKKTKGKEIDLEKIKKNIEKNFGKVGIRR; this is translated from the coding sequence ATGTTAATTGGCGGTTACCAAAAACTTACTCTCATTGACTATCCCGGAAAACTGGCGGCGACTGTTTTCACCGTGGGCTGCAATTTTCGCTGCCCGTTTTGCCATAACCCGGAGTTAATATCAAATATTAAATATCAAATATCAAAAATTCCGGAAAAAGAGTTTTTTGATTTTTTAAAGAAACGCAAAGGAAAATTGGAAGGAGTTTGCATTACCGGCGGGGAGCCGACGCTTCAGCCGGATTTGATTAAATTTATCAAAAAAATAAAAAGACAGGGATATCTGGTAAAATTGGACACTAACGGCAGCCGGCCGGATGTGCTCAAGAAAATTATTGACGGAAAACTGGTTGATTTTATCGCGATGGATATCAAAAACTATTTGGGAAGATATGATGAAACATGCGGCGTGAAAGCCGATAAAGAAAGAGTAAAATTAAGCGTTGATTTAATCAAAAACAGCAGAATTGATTACGAGTTTAGAACGACAGCCGTTCCGGGCTTGCATAAAGAAAAAGATTTTAATGATATCGCCCAGTGGTTAGCCGGCGCAAAAACTTATTATCTCCAGGAATACCGGGAAATTAAAATTCTTGATCCCGCTCTCAAGAAAAAAACTAAAGGCAAGGAAATTGATTTGGAGAAGATTAAGAAAAATATTGAGAAAAATTTCGGAAAAGTGGGAATTAGGAGATAA